GCACCCGCCAAGGCCGCCGCCCCCGCGGACTTCACCCATCCCGGCGTGCTCGTCAGCCGTCCCCAGCTGGACTTCGTCCGGGGCCGGGTGCAGGCGGGCGCCCAGCCGTGGAAGGGCGCCTACGACCAGATGACGGAAAGCAAGTACGCCTCCCTGACCCGGACCGCCAAGCCGCGCGCGGTCGTCGAGTGCGGCTCGTACTCCAACCCCGACAACGGCTGCACGGACGAGCGCGAGGACGCCATCGCCGCGTACACGCTCTCGCTCGCCTGGTACATCACCCAGGACGGCCGGTACGCCCGGAAGGCGATCCAGATCATGGACGCCTGGTCGGCCGTGATCAGGGACCACACCAACAGCAACGCGCCGCTCCAGACCGGCTGGGCCGGCTCCACCTGGCCGCGCGCCGCCGAGATCATCAAGTACACCTACAGCAGCTGGCCCAACTCCGGCCGCTTCGGCACGATGCTGCGCGATGTCTACCTTCCCGAGGTCGCAGGCGGCTCCCACTCCAACGGGAACTGGGAGCTGTCCATGACCGAGGCGGCGATCGGGATCGCGGTCTTCCTGGAGGACCGCGCCGCCTACGACAAGGCCGTGGGGAAATTCCGCGGACGTGTCCCCGCGTACATCTATGTGACCGCCGACGGGTCGCTGCCTAAGGTCGCGCCGGGCAGCGGGCTCGACACCCGGGCCGAGGTCATCGCCTACTGGCAGGGGCAGTCCACCTTCATGGACGGGCTCTCCCAGGAGACCTGCCGGGACCTGACCCACACCGGCTACGGCCTCTCCGCCATCTCCCACATCGCCGAGACCAGCCGCATCCAGGGCCAGGACCTCTACCCGGAGACCGCCGACCGGCTGCGGCACGCGATGGGGCTGCACGCCAAGCACCAGCTGGGCGCCCCCGTGCCGTCCTCGCTCTGCGGCGGCTCCCTCAAGGACAGCCTGGGGCCGGTCACCGAGGTCGGCTTCAACGCGCTCGCCAACCGCCTCGGGCACGCCATGACCAACACGCGGACGCTGACCGAGCGGCAGCGGCCCGCCGGGTCGAACAACCTGTTCGTCGCCTGGGAGACCCTGACCCACGCGAACAACCCGGCCTGACCGCGCGGGCCACGCCATGACGAACGGCCCGGAAGAGGTCTCCCTCTTCCGGGCCGTTCGGCCGTTGCCGGTGGATCAGAAGGTGAGCTTGAAACTGTTGATCTTTCCGGTGTCCTGACGGGCGACGTCCTGGACCTTCAGCTTCCAGACCCCGTTGGCCACCTCGGACGAGGCGTTGACCGTGTAGGTCGCCACCACGTTGTCCGCGGAATCGCCGGAGGAGGAGTTCTTCAGCCGGTAGGCCGTGCCGTCCGGGGCCACCAGGTCGATGACCAGGTCACCGCGCCAGGTGTGCGAGATGTTCACGTCCACCTTGAGGGCGCTCGGCGCGTTGCCCGCGACACCGGAGACGGTGACCGCGCTGGTGACGGCCGCACCGGCGTCCGGGATGTTCACCGCGGTGGTGTTCTCGAACACCTTGCCGCCCGGGTCGGGGTCGCCGCCGCCGGGGCGGGCGCCCACGTTGATGCCGGCCCAGGCGTGGGCCACGGCCGCGTACTCGGGGCTGGTGGCCCCGTACAGCTCACTGGCGACCGCGAGCGTGCCGGTGCGGGCGGCGGCGTAGTTGGTCGTCGAGGTGAACTTGGTGGTGAGCGCCTTGAACCAGATCTGCAGCGCCTTGTCCCGGCCGATGCCGGTCACCGGGAGCCCGTCGGAGGTCGGCGAGTCGTAGTTGACGCCGTTGACGGTCTTGGCGCCGCTGCCCTCGGAGAGCAGGTAGAACCAGTGGTTCGCCGGCCCCGAGGAGTAGTGGACGTCGACGTTGCCGATGCCCGAGTACCAGTAGTCCTTGGACGAGCCGTCCTTCGAGGGCTTGTCCATGTAGCGCAGCGGGGTGCCGTTGCCGTTGATGTCGATCTTCTCGCCGACCAGGTAGTCGCCCGGGTCCTGGTCGGTGTTGGAGTAGAACTCCACACCGGCGGCGAAGATGTCGGAGGTGGCCTCGTTCAGGCCGCCGGACTCGCCGCTGTAGACGAGCTTGGCGGTGACCGAGGTCAGGCCGTGCGTCATCTCGTGGGCGGCCACGTCCAGGGAGGTCAGCGGCTTGACGTTGCCGCTGCCGTCGCCGTACGTCATGCAGAAGCAGCTGTCCTGCCAGAACGCGTTGACGTAGTTGTTGCCGTAGTGGACGCGGGAGTACGCGCCGACGCCGTCACCGCGGATGCCGGAGCGGCCGTGCACGTTCTTGTAGTAGTCCCACGTCTCGGCCGCGCCGTAGTGCGCGTCCGCGCCCGCCGTCTCGGCGTTCTGCGGAGTGCCGTCGCCCCAGATGTCGTCCGGTCCGGAGAACAGCGTGCCGGTGCCGGAGCTGCCCCGGTTCAGGTTGTACGTCTTGTGGTTGCCGCGCGTGGTGTCGGTCAGGGTGTACGAGGGCGCGGTGCCCAGGGTGACCTGGCCGTTGTACTGCGTGTTGCCCGTGCCGTTGTGGACGGCCTGCCACTCGTAGAGCTTCTCGCCCGAGGTGGCGTCGGTGAGCACGTGCAGCTCGTTCGGGGTGCCGTCGTGCTGGAGTCCGCCGACCACGGTCTCGTACGCGAGCTGCGGGGAACCGCCGCCCAGCCAGACCACCTTGCGCGGGGCCCTCTCCGCCTCCTCGGCCTTGGACCCCTCGGCCTTGGCCGCGCCGAGCGCCTGCTTCTCGGCGGCGGCCGGGGCCACGTCGGCGGTCAGGCCGACCGCCTTCAGCTGCGCGCTGGTCGCCTTCGACGCCTTGCTGACGCCCTCGGTCTTCCCGGCCGCGGACTCCTTGACCACGAGGTCGCCGCCGAGGACGGGGAGCCCGTCGAGGGTGCGCTCGTAGCGGGTGTGCGTGGTGCCGTCGCGGTCCTGGACCACGTCACGGACCACGAGCTTCTCGGTGGACCCGAGACCGAGCTCCTTGGCGGTGGCCGCCTTCGTGGCGTTCGCCTCGCTGAGCAGCTCCGCGCGCTGGGCGGGGGAGAGCTTGGCGGGCAGGGCGCCCGGGTCGGCCTTCGTGCCGGCGGTGATGCCGCCGAGCGGGGCCGAGGCGGGAGCGGAGGTGGCGGTCGCGGCGCCGGACGGGACGGCGACGGCGATGAGGGCTGCTGCGGCTATCAGAGCGCCGGTCGCGGTGGTGCGACGGCTGGGCGTGGATCTCACGCGGACTCCTTCTGCGAGGGGGGTACCGGGCGGCCTGGACGGGCCGTCCGGACGGTGCAGGCGGTGCGCAGAACGGGGTGAAGAGTGTCAGCAGACGACCGTGCCTGTCAGGAGCGCGTCAATAACTTGGCCGGTTTTCGTTCGTTGCTGGAAAGGTCATGTTCGTTAAGCGGACGTTTCGCCGATCATTGCCGCAGTGTTACCGGGCGTTCCGAAGTCCGGTATTCACAGGGTGGTCACAGGTTTCGCGCGCGAAGGCCACCGCGCCGCCGCGGGCGGGGAGAGGTGTGATGACCGCCAGATGAGACGGCGTCGGGTTCTGGCCAGATCCGCGCGCCGGAATGTGCCGGTCCGTCAGGGTGCGGGGAACCCTCCGGAATCGGGTGCGGGCTTCAGGCGGTCGCGTCCGGCGGGTACACCGTGTCCAGGAGATCGCGCACGAAGCGGTCCGGGTCGGCGAGTCCCGCCGCCGCGAGGGTGCCGGGCCCGTCCGTCAGGAGGTGCGGGACCGCCGCGTGCAGGGCGAGGGTGACGACAGCGGCCCGCTGCGGGGTCACGGGCAGCCCTGCGGCGCGCTGGGCCAGCTCGAAGCCCGCGAAGTCGCCGCTCGCCATCGGGTCGAGGATGCCGGAGAGCCAGGGCCGCCGGGTCGCCTCGGCCTGGAGCTCCAGCACCGCGAGGAGACGGGCGCGCCCCGGTCCCGCTGCGTTCTCCAGGAGTGAGCGGAAGAGGGTCACCAGCCCCTCGCGGTCCGCAGGGCCCGGGTGGGCGGCCGGCTGTCCGGTGAGCGCGAGGTACTGCTCCAGGCAGCGTTCCGCCACCGCGCGGAGGACGGCGTCCCGGGTCGGGAAGTAGTTCTTGGTGGTGCCGGACGGCACCTCGGCGGCCTGGTCCACGGCGCGGTGCGTCAGCCCGCGCCCGCCGTCCCGGGCCAGCACCTCGATCGCCGCGTCCCGCAGCCGGTCCCGCCGGTCCGGATTCACCCGCGCTCCCTCGTCTCCGCTCTCCGTCCTTGCTGATATTACCCCAGCCGTGGTACCACGGATGTGGTGGTTCCTCTGTGCGAGCCCTACGAGCTTCGGGAGTGCGGCATGGCAGGGACAGCGACCGTCGTCGGCGCGGGCATCGGCGGCCTGGCGGCCGCGATCGGGCTCCGCCGCGCGGGCTGGAGCGTGACGGTGCTGGAACGCCGCACGGAACTGGAGCGGTACGGAGCGGCCTTCGGCATCCACCCCACCGCACAGTCCGCGCTCGACCGCCTGGGTGTCGGCGACGCGCTGCGTGAGCACGCCGTCCCCTACCGCGACGCGCACATCCGCACCCCGGACGGCTCCTCCATCGCCCGCCTCCCGCTGGAACGCATCGAACGCAAGGCGGGCCGCCCCGAACTCCTCATCTCCCGCCCGTACTTGCTCGACGCCCTGCTCGCGGGCCTGGACGCCTTCGGTGACGTACCGGTCAAACTCGGCGAGCGGGTCACCGACGTGGACGCCCTGGCCGCCGGGCAGGACCTGGTGGTCGGCGCCGACGGCATCCGCAGCGCCGTCCGCACCGCCCGCTTCGGCGACCGCAGCGGCCCGCACGAGGTCGGCACCGTCGCCTGGATCGGCATCGCCGACATCGAGAGCCCGGTGCACGGCGAGACCTGGGGGAGCGGCCGCTTCTTCGGACTGACCCCGGTCGAACCGGGCCGCACCAACTGGTACGCCACCGCCCCCGAGGCCACCACGGCCGACGAACTGCGCGGCCTCTTCGCCGGCTGGCACGACCCGATCCCGCGCATCCTGGCCGCCACCGACCCGGCGACCTGGATCCGCTACGAGATGCGCCACCTGCACCCGGCGCTGCCGTCCTTCGTCTCCGCCGCCGCAGGCCCTGCCCCCGTGGCCCTGGTCGGCGACGCGGCCCACGCCATGACGCCCAACCTGGGCCAGGGAGCCTGCACCGCGATCCTCGACGCGGACGCCCTGGCCCGCGCGCTCGCCGCGGCGCCCCCGAGCCCGGCGGGCCTCGCCGGCGCCCTGCGCGCCTACGACCGCGAACGCCGCCGCAGCGCCCAGCGGACCGCCTTCGCCTCGCGGACCCTGCACCGCTTCATGAGCACGGAACGCACCCGGCTGCGGAACGCGGCGGTGCGGCTGCTGCCGGGGTGAGGACGGCGAATCCGGTCGCCCGGACACGGCCGCGCCCCTACGATCGGCGGACCGGGGTCACGTGGTCCCGCAGGGTGCGGTGCCGTGGCCGAGCGGTCCAAGGCGATCGCCGCGGGGGAGGTCCACCCTGCGGCGACTCGATGAGGCAGGGGCGGACCTGTCCCGTCTCGTCCGCGGGTTCGAATCCCGTCGGCATCGCACCCGCCCTACCGGGTGTCCGGTCCGGTCGGGCCGGTGCACGGCATACGAGTCGGAGGGGCGCCCTGCGGCTCCCCGGTCACGTTGTACGTCTTCCCGGGAGCTCCCTGCTCAGCCGGCGTGCCGTCACCGCGCTCGCGACGCCGAGGACCGCGCCGGCGGCCACGTCGCCGGGGTAGTGGACGCGGGAGCAGGCGATGGCGCTCGCCAGGCTCCAGAGCGGCAGCAGGGCCCCCGGCAGGACGGCGCCGGCTCCGATGGCGAAGGCGACGGCCGAGGCGGTGTGGCCGGACGGGAAGGAAGCGGAAGCGGGCATGGGAACCTGGCGTGCGACCGTGACCGGGGCTGCCTCCCGGTCGGGGCGACGCCGGTGGACCAGGCGTTTGGCGAGCAGGTTCGCGGAGGCGGAGGCCATGGCGACCGCGCCGAGCCCCGCACCTGCCGCCTGCCGGGGCCGTCCGGGGAAGACGGCGAGCCCGGCGGCGATGCCCAGCGAGAGCTTGGAGCGGTCGGCCGCCCGGGACAGCCGCCGCAGCGCCGTGTCCAGCGTGGGGGTGGGCGTGGCGGCCACTGCCGCGTACACGGCACCGTCGATGGCGCGCAGGTCGCGCAGCGCGGCGGCGACGGTCGCCCCCGCGGTCCCGGTCCGGCACGACCCGCCCGTCTCGTCGGCGGGAACGCCGGCGGCACCGGGCCCGTCCGCCGCCCTCATCGCGCACGCCCAAGGGCCAGCGCCGCGATCCAGCGCCAGTTCAGCGGTGACGCCGGGGCCACGGTGCCCGGCCGGGTGCGGGGGACCAGGACGCGCAGGGCCCGGCGCCGCACCGTGCAGAGGACCGGAGCCGGCAGCATCAGCGCCTCACCGTCCACCGCGACCGGAATCAGGTCTTCCGGGGCCGTCACCTCGACTCCGCGCACCGTGGCGAAGACGACGCCCTGCGCGTGCGCGCCTCGCACGGCGAGGTCGGCGGCCTGGGCCGCGCTCTCCACGCGCACGGCGATCACCCCGAGCTTGCCGCGGTCCAGGCGCGGTCGCAGACCCGCGGCGAGCGGATCGGGTCTGGCATAGGGATTGTTGGTCACGAGGACGGCCTGCTGTCCGGTGAGCAGCTTCTCCCCGGCGGCCGCGTCGAGGCGCCTGCCCTCCGTCCCGAGCAGGTCGGGCAGCAGCGCGAGCGCGGTCCCCGCCTTCGCGTCGCGGTACTCGGGCTGCTGCACGATATCCGCGTACGCCCCGAAGGACACGGTGTTGACGAAGGGCCGCCCGTTCACCAAGCCCAGGTCGACGCGGAGTTCCTCGCCGTCGGTCAGCGCGTCCAGGCAGCGGGCCGGGTCGGTGCGGTCGAGGCCGAGGTCCATGGCGAAGTGGTTGCGCGTGCCCGCCGGGATCACCAGGAAAGGCAGCCCGTGCTCGGCCGCGACCCCCGCGACCAGCGCCTGCGTACCGTCCCCGCCGGCCACTCCGAGCAGGTCGGCACCGTTCGCGGCAGCCTCGCGCGCCAGCTCCTCCACATCGGTCCCGCCGCCCTCGGTGTCGAGCAAGTGCACCCGCGCACCGAGCCGTTCGGCCTTCTCCACAAGGCCGAAGCGCCCGACCTTCCCGCCGCCGGAGCGCGGATTCATGATGAGGAAGGGCTGCCGCGGCCGACGTCCGGCGCTGCCGCGCACCACGTACGCCTTGCCGTGCGCGCGCATCGCCGCCCGGCCGCAGACCAGGGCCAGGCCGTACAGCACCAGGGCGAGCAGCGCCCAGACCCAGACGCCCCGCCAGATGTAGTAGGCGAGCACCGCGACCGGCGCGGCGACCGCGAGGAGTGCGCCCAGCAGGCGGGGCAGCCCGCGCAGGGAGAGCAGCCACCACAGGCCCACGGCGGACAGGGCCAGCCCTGCGATCCCGGCGACGAAGACCAGCACCCCGACGTCGACGAGCGCCAGGCACAGCACCGCGACCACGGCCGCGAGTGCCACCAGCGCGCACCGGGCCAGGAACCGGGGAGCTCCCCGAGAGGGCCGACGACCGCTCACCCGTACCACCTCCGGTCCGATTCTCACGTACGCCGCCCGGCCCGGCATCCGGGGCCGGGCCGGACTCGGCGGCGCCGCGCGCAGGCTCCCCGGAAGCGCGGGCCGCTACGAGCGCCGCCCGCTCCTCAGCTCAAGCTGTCCCTCCACGTCCGGTGCAGCCCCGCGAACCGCCCCGTACCGCCGATCAGTTCCGAGGGGGCGCCGTCCTCCACGATCCGGCCGTGCTCCATCACCAGCACCCGGTCCGCGATCTCCACCGTGGAGAGCCGGTGGGCGATCACCACCGCCGTGCGGCCGTGCAGCACCGTGTCCATGGCCCGTTGGACCGCGCGCTCGCCGGGGATGTCCAGGGAGCTGGTCGCCTCGTCCAGGATCAGCACCGACGGGTTCGCCAGCAGGGCGCGGGCGAAGGCCACCAACTGGCGCTGGCCCGCCGAGATCCGGCCGCCCCGCTTCCGTACGTCGGTGTCGTAACCGTCCGGCAGGGCCGCGATGAAGTCGTGCGCGCCGATCGCCTTCGCGGCGTGCTCGATCTCCTCGCGGGTGGCGTCCGGGCGGCCGATCGCGATGTTCTCCGCGACCGTGCCGGAGAACAGGAACGCCTCCTGCGTCACCATCACCACACCCCGGCGCAG
This sequence is a window from Streptomyces parvus. Protein-coding genes within it:
- a CDS encoding alginate lyase family protein, with protein sequence MRTGTIPRVLGTAAALAALLTTALAAPAVAERSTTSGRAPAKAAAPADFTHPGVLVSRPQLDFVRGRVQAGAQPWKGAYDQMTESKYASLTRTAKPRAVVECGSYSNPDNGCTDEREDAIAAYTLSLAWYITQDGRYARKAIQIMDAWSAVIRDHTNSNAPLQTGWAGSTWPRAAEIIKYTYSSWPNSGRFGTMLRDVYLPEVAGGSHSNGNWELSMTEAAIGIAVFLEDRAAYDKAVGKFRGRVPAYIYVTADGSLPKVAPGSGLDTRAEVIAYWQGQSTFMDGLSQETCRDLTHTGYGLSAISHIAETSRIQGQDLYPETADRLRHAMGLHAKHQLGAPVPSSLCGGSLKDSLGPVTEVGFNALANRLGHAMTNTRTLTERQRPAGSNNLFVAWETLTHANNPA
- a CDS encoding M4 family metallopeptidase — protein: MRSTPSRRTTATGALIAAAALIAVAVPSGAATATSAPASAPLGGITAGTKADPGALPAKLSPAQRAELLSEANATKAATAKELGLGSTEKLVVRDVVQDRDGTTHTRYERTLDGLPVLGGDLVVKESAAGKTEGVSKASKATSAQLKAVGLTADVAPAAAEKQALGAAKAEGSKAEEAERAPRKVVWLGGGSPQLAYETVVGGLQHDGTPNELHVLTDATSGEKLYEWQAVHNGTGNTQYNGQVTLGTAPSYTLTDTTRGNHKTYNLNRGSSGTGTLFSGPDDIWGDGTPQNAETAGADAHYGAAETWDYYKNVHGRSGIRGDGVGAYSRVHYGNNYVNAFWQDSCFCMTYGDGSGNVKPLTSLDVAAHEMTHGLTSVTAKLVYSGESGGLNEATSDIFAAGVEFYSNTDQDPGDYLVGEKIDINGNGTPLRYMDKPSKDGSSKDYWYSGIGNVDVHYSSGPANHWFYLLSEGSGAKTVNGVNYDSPTSDGLPVTGIGRDKALQIWFKALTTKFTSTTNYAAARTGTLAVASELYGATSPEYAAVAHAWAGINVGARPGGGDPDPGGKVFENTTAVNIPDAGAAVTSAVTVSGVAGNAPSALKVDVNISHTWRGDLVIDLVAPDGTAYRLKNSSSGDSADNVVATYTVNASSEVANGVWKLKVQDVARQDTGKINSFKLTF
- a CDS encoding TetR/AcrR family transcriptional regulator, giving the protein MNPDRRDRLRDAAIEVLARDGGRGLTHRAVDQAAEVPSGTTKNYFPTRDAVLRAVAERCLEQYLALTGQPAAHPGPADREGLVTLFRSLLENAAGPGRARLLAVLELQAEATRRPWLSGILDPMASGDFAGFELAQRAAGLPVTPQRAAVVTLALHAAVPHLLTDGPGTLAAAGLADPDRFVRDLLDTVYPPDATA
- a CDS encoding NAD(P)/FAD-dependent oxidoreductase, whose product is MAGTATVVGAGIGGLAAAIGLRRAGWSVTVLERRTELERYGAAFGIHPTAQSALDRLGVGDALREHAVPYRDAHIRTPDGSSIARLPLERIERKAGRPELLISRPYLLDALLAGLDAFGDVPVKLGERVTDVDALAAGQDLVVGADGIRSAVRTARFGDRSGPHEVGTVAWIGIADIESPVHGETWGSGRFFGLTPVEPGRTNWYATAPEATTADELRGLFAGWHDPIPRILAATDPATWIRYEMRHLHPALPSFVSAAAGPAPVALVGDAAHAMTPNLGQGACTAILDADALARALAAAPPSPAGLAGALRAYDRERRRSAQRTAFASRTLHRFMSTERTRLRNAAVRLLPG
- a CDS encoding phosphatase PAP2 family protein, with product MRAADGPGAAGVPADETGGSCRTGTAGATVAAALRDLRAIDGAVYAAVAATPTPTLDTALRRLSRAADRSKLSLGIAAGLAVFPGRPRQAAGAGLGAVAMASASANLLAKRLVHRRRPDREAAPVTVARQVPMPASASFPSGHTASAVAFAIGAGAVLPGALLPLWSLASAIACSRVHYPGDVAAGAVLGVASAVTARRLSRELPGRRTT
- a CDS encoding diacylglycerol kinase family protein, which encodes MALAAVVAVLCLALVDVGVLVFVAGIAGLALSAVGLWWLLSLRGLPRLLGALLAVAAPVAVLAYYIWRGVWVWALLALVLYGLALVCGRAAMRAHGKAYVVRGSAGRRPRQPFLIMNPRSGGGKVGRFGLVEKAERLGARVHLLDTEGGGTDVEELAREAAANGADLLGVAGGDGTQALVAGVAAEHGLPFLVIPAGTRNHFAMDLGLDRTDPARCLDALTDGEELRVDLGLVNGRPFVNTVSFGAYADIVQQPEYRDAKAGTALALLPDLLGTEGRRLDAAAGEKLLTGQQAVLVTNNPYARPDPLAAGLRPRLDRGKLGVIAVRVESAAQAADLAVRGAHAQGVVFATVRGVEVTAPEDLIPVAVDGEALMLPAPVLCTVRRRALRVLVPRTRPGTVAPASPLNWRWIAALALGRAR